Sequence from the Bdellovibrio sp. ArHS genome:
TTTGTATATTAACGCTGAAAAGTTTTTGTTGGGCTAATAAAAGATCCTGGGCATGGCCTGCCTGGATGAACTTATTGGGAACATCATAACCCGTGGTGGTTTGATTGTGGCTAGGGTGCCAACGACCGTCTTCCCAGAAAATCAATTGAGTGCCTTTAAGAATCTCAAGGATAGAAAATGTCTCTGGCCCGGAAAGTCCGATGGTGCTGGCGATGAAGAGCACTTGTTTTTCCACGTCCGGATGATCCTGCGTGAAATCTTTATAGCCGCTGGTTTCCAGAAAGCTCATAATGGCGCCCGGTTTCCAGGTCGAGAGCTTTTCAATTTCTGCTTCCGTAAGTTGTTTGCCGTAGCCTGGCGCTGGTTTATCAGCGCTTCCTTCTGTTAAGGTCGCGCGACGCATTTGTTCGCAGTATTGCGGAGATATCTTGAGAGCTACGCACGCTTTGTTGAGATAATAATCCGTCAAACGGCGCTTGCCCTTGAGGAGTTCTGACAGGCGTCCCGAGGGAATTCCCATCTTAATGGCAATCGATCTTAAAGAAAGTCTTGGATTATTTTTCTTTTTTTCGAGAATAATTTTTTCCAGAATTTCGTGGCTTTTCATAA
This genomic interval carries:
- a CDS encoding TIGR02147 family protein, translated to MKSHEILEKIILEKKKNNPRLSLRSIAIKMGIPSGRLSELLKGKRRLTDYYLNKACVALKISPQYCEQMRRATLTEGSADKPAPGYGKQLTEAEIEKLSTWKPGAIMSFLETSGYKDFTQDHPDVEKQVLFIASTIGLSGPETFSILEILKGTQLIFWEDGRWHPSHNQTTTGYDVPNKFIQAGHAQDLLLAQQKLFSVNIQKRDFSSITIALNPKDIPKAKKLIRNFRRSLTSLLEKGEKKDVYQLSIQLFPLSDPGE